DNA sequence from the Vicia villosa cultivar HV-30 ecotype Madison, WI linkage group LG3, Vvil1.0, whole genome shotgun sequence genome:
ccaaataataattaaattatagataacagataaataattaaataatatcttAATTGGAATATTAATTGTAAGAAAGTAAATCATGTGTTATTGACCCCACAAATGCAATTGCTATCAGCGAACGACGCATGCAATTTAAACTCTTATTTAGAACAAACTTTTAATTGTAGTCTAATAACTCATACTATCATATGAATGTGTAAATatccaatattttttttatatttcattttcttcaaataacttctatttttttaaaattacttcTAACTTTTAAAACTAGATCTCTATAATAACAAATCTCACACACACTTATTATTTCTTACTAATAATAACATATTATCTTTCAAAATTTCTATTCTTAGGAcgatattatttatattattacaaaatctaatttatttaacattaaattgacataaaaattaaatatttattattttttaactgaTTATATTTgcaaaaagatatatatatatatatatatatatatatatatatatatatatatatatatatatatatatatatatatatatattatttatgataTTAATACTTCATTATATCTTAACAAAATATTTCTTTATTAATATGTACTAATTATAATGTGTTTTGAAAAACTATTTTACACCCGTTTTCTAAAAATAGgtgtaaaattatattttgtttttaaaacctaTGATTTATAtcggtgttttaaaaatattggtataaatttatattttttttaactttattttttaaattagaacaGAGTCTTTAAATTAATTGGGGCGATCTTATTCTCTATTTATGTCAAAGTAACCGATATTAAGATCTCACCGTTCAATACTTCTCTATAGTTTTTTAATCAAGATATTTTATATCTTCACTTTCCCTGGTTCAAAATTGTTGGCTCTAAAACAAcacttaatatttcatttttatttaatggTGGAGGACGCTAGTTGTTATAAAAGACTCAAAAGATTCAAATACACCAAAAAAAAAGTAATGTGAGAGAACAAAGTACAATAAAAACCTAAGTAAACCACATTAGACCAATAGACTAATAGTTAATCACTTAATCTACATCCTTGCATTTGTACCATCCGCATCACGACAACAAACGACAGCAAACGTACAAATCCATCCCCCTCATAGGTGAGACCAAACCAAAACTATTAcaatatattattgttattattagaatattattattattattaaaataaaaataatatattcaaataaaaacCCTGCAAAAACAATTGTCACCCACCTTCCTACGGATTCCTCATTGATATATGGTAGAATCTAAATGATGTGTAATAATGACACTAGTGTAAAAATGATTCTAATATAAAAACCCTGCAAAAACAATTATCACCGACCTTTAACTTTTTTTCGTGATTAACTAATTAGTTCTAATAGTTTTTTTGGTTTTTAGTTCTAAATGTTGATCGGACATCCTCCAAGGTGATCGTGATTTTTTTACCATAAAGATTGACATCCTTTAAGTTATTAAAAGATCTAGGTAACAATCTCAACAAGAGTACGTCATTTTCTTCATCAAGTCTCACTTCAATATTTTGTAAGTCATCAAATGAAATGATTAGAGTTGTTGTTCTCAATGAATTTGTTCTCCACCATATGAAATGATTAGAGTTGTTGTTTCAAATATAACCTATGAGTCAAATACTTGatcatatacaatgattcaagcgTTAACCACATTTCATCAGCGGTCTTCTCCCTTGCGAGTTCTCCCATGCTTTATCTCTGTACTAAAAGATAATGAAATTTCTAATCTTAACCTCCATCTCAATCTTCTCTGTCAGGTCCGGCCTTATACCTATGCAAGCAGAGCCACATCACAGGGCCCCACATTTTAAGGGCctccaaataataattaaattttagaaAACAGATAAATCATTAAATAATTTCTTAACTGAAATATTAATTGTAAGAAAAATAAATCATGTGTTATTGATCCCACAAATGCAATTACTATGAGTGAACGAGGCATGAAGTTTAAACTCTTATTTAGAGAAAACTTTTAATTGTAGTCTAATAACTCATACTATCATAGCAATGTGTAAGTAAccgatatattttttttgtatttcattttcttcaaataatAACTTATAATTCTTTAAAAATCACTTCTAACTTTTAAAATGATTCCCAAATTCATGCCAATATTTTCACCTCAATATTTTGTAAGTTATCAATAAATTTTTGAAATACTATTAATTGCTCACAATAGATTTGTTCTCCACCATATGAAATGATTAGAGTTTTTGTTTCAAACATAACCTATGATTCAAATACTTGGTCATTTACAATAATTCAAGTTATACCCACATTTCGTCTGCGGTCTTCTATCTTGCGacatctctcatactttatctcTGAAACACAAGATAATGAAATTCCTAGGCTTAATCTCCATCTCAATCTCTTCTATTTGTATTTGTATCAGGGCAACCGACATTAAGATCACACCTTTCAATGCTTCTCTATAGTTTTTTAATCAAGATATCTTATATCTCCAATTTTCACGATTCAAAATTGTTGTCGCTAAAAAAATTCTTAATATTCCATTTAAAACTCATAGTACTCATTGATAAATTTACACTACTTGTTATAAAAAAAACTCAAAGATTCCAATACACTAAAATATTTGATGCAAGAGAACAAAGTACAATAAAAACCAAACTAAACAGTCTAGACCAATAGACCAAAAGTTAATCTACATCCTTGCATACGTACAATGAAAACGTACAAtaatatatctataatataagaaaattaatggttgtggaaaagtctaaaatacccttatttgattttttgccaccacattaaaattgtggttttttggtctttgtaccataaagttcttaattttattattaaaataatacaactcttatattttattaaacttatcaaatctctctctattctctatttttttctctttcatcactttctcatttctttcttccaaaaaaatctataatataagaaaattaatggttgtggaaaagttcaaaatacccttattttattttttgccaccacattaaaattgtggttttttggtctttgtaccataaagttcttaattttattattaaaataatacaactcttatatattatcaaacttatcaaatatctctctattctgtattttttttctctttcatcactttctcacttctttattCAAAAAAAGTTCTATcattctataatataagaaaattaatggttgtggaaaagtctaaaatacccttatttgattttttgccaccacattaaaattgtggttttttgtctttgtaccataaagttattaattttattattaaaataataaaactctTATATtcgatcaaacttatcaaatctctctctattctctattttttttctttcatcactttctcacttcttttttctaaaaaaaatctatcaatctataatataaggaaattaatggttgtggaaaagtccaaaatacccttatttgattttttgccaccacattaaaattgtggttttttggtctttgtaccataaagttcttaattttattattaaaataatacaactttcatattttatcaaacttatcaaatctctctctattctctatttttttctctttcatcactttctcacttctttcttccaaaaaaaatctatcaatctataatataagaaaattaatggttgtggaaaagtccaaaatacccttatttttgtgaatgatacctaaacataaatgaagtctgtatacgggaaaaaatctattattgacctaaatatcttaatatacgagaaattgtatttatgatcaaatatttttgataaaaaatggtatacgggaaaaaatatattattgatctaaatattttaatatacgaaaaatatattattgatctaaatatttttttttttaaaaatggtatacgggaaaaaatttattattgatctaaataatcttatatacgaaatttactattgatccaaatatttttgtgaatgatacctaaacaaaaatgaattctgtacaggaaaaaaatctattattgatttaaatatttttatatacgagaaatggtatttatgattaaatatttttaatccaaaaatggtatacgggaaaaaatatattattgatctaaatatttttatatataaaataatcaattattaatctaattttttttaactttttttttttaaaatcaatgatgtatccaaattcgcgtaaccgaacagaactcgtgcgtatgcacgggtttgttactagttctaATATAAACACTGCAAAAACAATTGTCACCCCCCTCAGTTCCTACTGGATTCCTCATAGATAAAGTAGAATCTGAATGATGTATAATACGCAAATTAATGCCAATACAAGCAAGTGGTAATTTTAGTAATCTTCTTCTCTATGTGTAAGTGTGTAAGTTGGCATTGTTGTGCATTGTGCAATGCATTCAAATAAACAATTTCCACTTGAAAGTTCCTCGCCATATCCGTGGCCAATATAAACTATTCAACAAAAATATTTAACTTGAGAAAAAACCCTTATAAAGCATTGTGTTTTCTTTGCATTAGTTACAAAACTTCTTGAGTAAGAAAACAAAGTATCTTTATCTTATAACAATGTCTCTTTCACATactttcatctttctcttctccattatCACACTCATAATTTCCAATGGAGTTTTCTCACAACAATCCAACATCATATTACCTTCCGAACAACAACGAGACACCGAAAAACTAACACATATCCACTTCTACTACCACGACATCAGAACAAAAAAAAACCCTACCATGATACAAATCATCGACACGCCAAAAAACGTGGCTAAtggatttggttcagttttcatgATGGATGATGCAATGACAGAAGGACCAGAGTTAAGTTCAAAGCACATTGGAAGAGCTCAAGGGCTATTAggtctttcatcacttcatgatATTTCTGAGTGTATGTTGATAAATTTAGTTTTTGATGAAGGGAGTTATGCTGGAAGTACTCTAAGTATGTTGGGGAGGAACCCTATTTCAAAGCAAAATAGAGAAACAAGTATTGTTGGTGGAACTGGTGTTTTTAGGTTTGCTAGAGGCTTTGCTATTGCGAATAGTGTTAACTCCATTTCTACACCTCAACATTATATTGTTGAGTATAACATTATTGTTTCTCATCCCTAGAATATTAATAGTGCATGTGTCTACTAGAATGTTACTATTGCATGTGTCTACTACTACTAGAATATTACTAGTGCATGCACTGCATGTGTCTACTAGAATGTTACTATTGCACGTGTCTATTACTACTAGAATATTACTAGTGGATGTGTCTACTACTAATAGTAGTTTAGAAACTTTgcatgtttgttttatttttgttttgtttgctgCATGTGTcctttttttaatctattttgaATGACAAGTAGTCGACAAATATACTTTGTCTACATGTTAACTTTTACATGTTGTCTCTTTATAATTTAAGATATTTTGTTCTCATTTCTGttttagatttatattaacttcTTATTTGACTAATAATTCAAACACAGTAATGTATTAAAAGATTTTAAATTAATGCTAAAGTTTATATAAATTGTATAAGTATaatataattttgtaaaatatatatattcattataaTAATATTACGTGATGTTACATTATCCAACTATTATATCGGTGTAATTTAATTTTTCAGCCTTATATTTGTATATGTCTTGCAAAGATCCTTTAGTATCTAGGTTTTATTTTAGGGCAAGACCATGCAAGATTTCCATACATATGATGTCGAAGTTGTTTAAAGAACTAAGAACCAAGAATTCCTACAAAGTTCTATTAATGGCTTATGTTTAGAATGCCGAAACTAGTttataagacaatttttttacgGATCTCCCATCCTTCTGGGAAATTCAAGGTGAAATTTCAAAAATGCctctatatttcggaaatgcatcttcgaagtcacttttttatgaaaaaagatgGTTTCGAATATTCACTTtcgaaaattattttttttttaaaaatgtgatttcaattgtattaataatataattaattgtattaattaaaatatataattaaatattgtctgatatagaaaacaaaaatcaaggtgaatcaattgtattaattaaaatatataattaaatatatattattttaatcaaaatatctatttaatataataaagtaaaaaatattaattattttataatataatatatatatagtaataTTTAATTGATCGATTAATTTACCAATGACGTCATATTTGGAatattaatattcttttattttaagaTGTATTTTTGGTTTTTGGTTGAATGTATAGTTTATcaccttaattttatttagtttgtgttttaatttgtgtgttaatatatatatatatatagtagtaTTTAATTGATCGATTAATTTACCAATTGAATATTTGGAAtattaatattcttattttacgatgtatttttggtttttgtttgaaTGTACCTTttatcatctttattttatttagtttgtgtGTTAATAAAATTTGATACGTAAAATTTAGAatattggaatatttcggatatgcatatccgaattaatcaataTCCCAAATTTTAGGAagggttttttcggagatgcatctccgaaaaaacacctGACACTTTAAATCCAACGTTTAAATTGGAAAATAAGTGCTATGGGAGATTTATATCCGAAAATACCCAAAAAAtgagtgatttcggagatgcatctccgaattctctGAAAACCTAGAAAAAAAacatttcgaagatgcatctccaaaacaaggatattttgaaattttcagcaGGAGTTATTCCCGTAGAAAGGTCTATAAAAAAAACTGTCTTTAATAATTAATCATATAAAGTGTCATATtgtaagttattttattttaaagagtTACAATTAGGCCCAGTTAGTTAGAGCCTTTTTCTCCAACAAATAGCCTATAAATACTACAAGAGTCCACATTGTAATCTAAATAATTTTTAGaatgaatttttaatcatttttttaatgtCTTTTTCATTTTGCTACCACTTGTCAATATGGTATTAGAAGACTAATGATTGTCCTGATATCTCTCTCATTTTCTTCATTCCTTTATCTTCCTATATTGGATATAAAGATCTCTCTCTCTCCATTATCCTTCAACTTTCTCTTTTGAGGTTTATCTTCACATGTTTctctttcaattatttttttaatatttcctTCTTATCTTATTTTTCTTATCCTCTACCAAAAGTTtcttttttccattttcattCCCTCCTTCGTATTCTCTCTCCCGCCTAAGAAATCCTCTGTTTTACCCTCACAGAAACTCTtcattttctttcctttctttaaaTCATCAACCTTCATAATCCCTTCATTTTCATGAAAACCAATCATGAAACACCATTTCCCACTGATCTAACCCCGTCACCAATCCACACCACATTGTCTTCCTCAAACAATCCACCCTAAAATGCCTCTGATTAACCTTCCAAGCATAATCGAAGGTACtaattatatatgcttgttctaCGTGCACCTTAGTGACAACTTAGGATTAGCCATCGTTTCTCCTTCCCCGAACAACACAAACTTTCATCTCCCACTCTCGCTTGATAAAACTCTCCCTTAGATCCAAAAACAAAGTAGGGTTCATCGATAGAACCCTAATTCACCATGAGTCATCAAACCATAAATTTGTCACTTGGGAGTTCGGACCACTACAACAATATGTAATTGTCATAAATTTCATTTCCAAAGACATTTATGAAATCGTTCTTTGGATGGATATTGTCAAAGAAATCTGTGAAGAAGTTCATGAGCGTTACCACCATGGTgacattttttagattttggattTTTAAGAGGAAATTTACACCTAGAAAACAAGGATAACAAAATGTTAATCAATATTTCACAACCCTCAAGAAACTCTAGCAAGAGTTTGATAATTTTCTCCCAATCTCAAGTTGCACCTGTAACCCCACCTACCTTTATCAATTAATAATGACCATCAAAACCTATAAAGAAAGTGATTATGTTATATTATTCTTGAAATGGATAAAAGATCAATATGATCTTTGTGCTCAAATAATGATCATGAACCCTCTTCCACCTGTCAAAAAAGTATTCTCCTTACTCATACAACAAGAAAGACAACAAATTTCCTTGATTGAGGAAGAAAAGATGGTTACTCAAGTAGCCAAGTCATACATGAGAGGTCGTCCCACTAATTTTGGAGCTAAACCAAGTTCTTTCATCAATAATAACGGTCTCAAGTTTGTACCTTCTGCAATAAACCCGACCACAAAATAGAGGTTTGTTTTAAGAAGCACAAGCTTCCACCATATACATCAAGAAGTTGAATATTTCCCAGGTGACTACAAATGATCATATTATTCATTAATAAGTATAGACTAAGGGTGGCTAAATGGATGAATTGGATAGATAtggattggattgttaatggatgaaTCAAAATAATACATTAGCCCATTAAGAATCCACTTAAACTTCCTTAAAAAattcaatccaatccatccatttagaATAAAATCCATCTAATCCATTCATTTAGATCATTTTAGTGGATGAATATTCATCCatccaaaaaattaatttaaatatacttttagaaaactcgattttactgtgtctgattttactgtatttttagaaaaacttgtttttactttaattttggaaaaacttgattttactgtaattttggaaaaacttgattttactgtatttacAAAAACTCGATATTACGTCAGCCCCTTGGCAATTGTTTTAAACAACTGGGAGTTATGACACTAGCAAGATATATCGTATGCTTAGAGGAGATAAACCCAGAGTTGTTTGGAGGTCCCTTATGTATAAGAACCAAGCTAGACCGCGAGCCATCTTTACTCTATGGATGGCGTGTCAAAACCGGTTACCCACGAAAGACAGGCTGAGTAAGATTGGGGTTATAACATATGGACTTTGTGTGTACTGTGATCAGATGGAAACAAGTCAGCACTTGTTCTTCGCTTGTGCCGAGACTAAGAGAACTTGGATGCAACTTCTTACCTGGATGAGGATTAGACATATTCATGGGGAATGGACAGAAGAGGTAAATTGGATTTGTAGCCAAACCAAAGGGAAAAGTGGGCGCGCAAAGCTATTGAAACTAGCAGCCACTGAGATGGTGTATGCTATTTGGAATCAAAGAAACAAGATTATTTTTCAGAATGGTAAAAAGGAAGCCTTAAGAAGTATGGACATCAAGGAAATTGTTGTAGTAGTTTCTGATGTTCTTTACTTAGTTTTCTTTGTTGGCTTTGT
Encoded proteins:
- the LOC131657204 gene encoding dirigent protein 11-like; the protein is MSLSHTFIFLFSIITLIISNGVFSQQSNIILPSEQQRDTEKLTHIHFYYHDIRTKKNPTMIQIIDTPKNVANGFGSVFMMDDAMTEGPELSSKHIGRAQGLLGLSSLHDISECMLINLVFDEGSYAGSTLSMLGRNPISKQNRETSIVGGTGVFRFARGFAIANSVNSISTPQHYIVEYNIIVSHP
- the LOC131659805 gene encoding uncharacterized protein LOC131659805, with amino-acid sequence MACQNRLPTKDRLSKIGVITYGLCVYCDQMETSQHLFFACAETKRTWMQLLTWMRIRHIHGEWTEEVNWICSQTKGKSGRAKLLKLAATEMVYAIWNQRNKIIFQNGKKEALRSMDIKEIVVVVSDVLYLVFFVGFVEL